A region from the Rosa rugosa chromosome 6, drRosRugo1.1, whole genome shotgun sequence genome encodes:
- the LOC133716115 gene encoding large ribosomal subunit protein eL31-like: MVRVGYQKWGAACGAGTYSVGEKLICRQDKAGKGRKEEVVTREYTINLHKRLHGCTFKKKAPNAIKEIRKFAQKAMATTDVRVDVKLNKHIWSRGMRSVPRRVRVRIARKRNDEEDAKEEFYSLVTVTEVPPEGLKGLGTKVIDEED; this comes from the coding sequence GTACTTACAGTGTCGGAGAAAAGTTGATTTGCAGGCAAGACAAGGCCGGAAAAGGAAGAAAGGAGGAGGTCGTTACCAGGGAGTATACCATCAATCTCCACAAGCGCTTGCATGGGTGCACCTTTAAAAAGAAGGCTCCAAACGCCATAAAGGAAATCAGGAAGTTTGCTCAAAAGGCCATGGCTACTACTGATGTCAGAGTGGATGTTAAACTCAACAAGCACATTTGGAGCCGTGGGATGCGAAGTGTGCCAAGAAGGGTTCGCGTCCGAATTGCACGAAAGAGAAACGATGAAGAAGATGCCAAGGAAGAGTTCTACTCCCTGGTTACTGTTACAGAGGTTCCGCCAGAGGGATTGAAGGGTTTGGGTACCAAGGTGATTGACGAAGAAGACTGA
- the LOC133714225 gene encoding cysteine-rich receptor-like protein kinase 44 has translation MVFSSFGFGIFLSVQLLVLVIIEAVDLHFVCSNNRGNYTNGSVYQKNLDDFLSSLVTNKSSNGYGFYKSSFGQDDDVVDKVHAIGLCRPDLIPDASLSIFNDSAYNLTRACPNQKEAIIWNGYCMVRYSNRSFHLELSPSYNQSTTRNLSSSDVDSFNVDSFNSELEGLIRGMKYQAAAGGLQKKFATETRRVMYSNNQSIFGKVQCIPDLSEEECGVCLDEGLRQLQKCCYGMDSATFGNPSCNLMYEVFTSSDPAEYGEPRTLSHPTPPSAKNLGGNKKSSTSAGTVIIIAMATVVSFLILIMSICIYLRVKYKRKRIEERAEEIKSAEALQFDFRSIRAATNNFSEANKLGRGGFGIVYRGILPDDKDIAVKRLSRDSAQGDLEFKTEVSLVARLQHRNLVRLLGFCLGKNEKILVYEFVPNGSLDQFIFGEVKRAHLDWAIRYKIIVGIARGLLYLHEDSRLKIIHRDLKASNILLDADMNPKIADFGMARLFDLDQSQGETRRVVGTYGYMAPEYVMRGQFSVKSDVFSFGVLVLEIVSGQKNSSFRNRGNVEDLLSYAWKNWRADTASNIIDPILSSGSRTEMMRCINIGLLCVQQNIADRPTMTSVILMLTGNSLSLPVPSQPAFFMGASDFSKVVELDQAQSSSSVQKSVNEASITELSAR, from the exons ATGGTTTTCTCAAGTTTTGGATTTGGAATTTTCCTTTCTGTACAACTTCTGGTACTCGTTATCATTGAAGCCGTTGATCTACACTTCGTTTGTTCAAACAACAGGGGTAACTACACTAACGGTAGTGTCTATCAGAAAAACCTCGACGACTTTCTCTCCTCCCTCGTCACTAATAAGAGCAGCAACGGCTATGGCTTCTACAAATCCTCTTTTGGCCAAGACGATGATGTCGTCGACAAGGTTCATGCCATCGGGCTTTGTAGACCGGATCTTATACCGGATGCTTCCCTCAGTATCTTCAACGACTCGGCATACAATCTCACAAGGGCTTGTCCAAATCAGAAGGAGGCAATCATATGGAATGGGTATTGCATGGTACGCTACTCCAACCGCTCCTTTCATCTTGAGCTTTCTCCTAGTTACAATCAATCGACCACGAGAAACCTATCGTCGTCGGATGTCGATTCATTCAATGTCGATTCATTCAATTCTGAGCTGGAGGGGTTAATCAGAGGAATGAAATATCAAGCAGCTGCAGGTGGTCTTCAGAAAAAGTTTGCAACGGAAACGAGAAGGGTTATGTATTCCAACAAtcaatcaatatttggaaaagTACAGTGCATTCCGGACTTGTCGGAGGAAGAGTGCGGTGTCTGCTTGGATGAGGGTCTGAGACAGCTTCAGAAATGTTGTTATGGGATGGATTCTGCGACATTTGGTAATCCGAGCTGTAATTTGATGTATGAAGTTTTCACCTCCAGTGATCCAGCTGAATATGGTGAACCACGAACACTATCTCATCCTACTCCGCCATCAGCTAAAAATTTAGGAG GAAATAAGAAGAGCAGCACATCTGCAGGGACCGTCATCATTATTGCTATGGCAACGGTTGTTTCCTTCTTGATTCTAATTATGTCCATCTGCATCTATCTGAGAGTGAAGtataaaaggaaaagaattgAAG AAAGAGCAGAAGAAATCAAATCTGCGGAAGCTTTGCAATTCGACTTTCGCTCCATTAGAGCTGCCACAAATAACTTTTCGGAAGCAAATAAACTTGGACGGGGAGGATTTGGTATTGTTTACAGG GGTATACTTCCCGATGATAAGGACATAGCGGTTAAAAGGCTTTCGAGGGATTCTGCACAAGGAGATTTAGAATTCAAAACTGAGGTCTCGCTAGTGGCCAGGCTTCAACATAGGAATTTGGTTAGGCTTCTTGGTTTTTGCCtgggaaaaaatgaaaagattcTTGTTTATGAGTTTGTCCCTAACGGAAGTCTTGATCAATTCATATTTG GTGAAGTCAAGCGCGCACATTTGGATTGGGCTATTCGCTACAAAATCATAGTAGGCATTGCGAGAGGGCTCCTTTACCTTCATGAAGATTCTCGTCTTAAAATCATTCACCGTGATCTCAAAGCTAGCAACATTCTGTTAGATGCAGACATGAACcccaaaattgcagattttggtATGGCGAGATTGTTTGATCTTGATCAATCACAAGGCGAAACCAGACGAGTTGTGGGAACTTA CGGATATATGGCTCCAGAGTATGTGATGCGTGGACAATTTTCAGTTAAGTCTGACGTCTTCAGCTTTGGTGTCTTAGTTTTGGAGATAGTAAGTGGACAAAAGAATAGTTCTTTTCGTAATAGAGGAAATGTGGAGGATCTTCTGAGCTAT GCATGGAAAAATTGGAGAGCAGATACGGCTTCAAATATAATAGATCCCATCTTGAGTTCTGGTTCAAGAACTGAGATGATGAGATGCATCAATATTGGATTGTTATGTGTGCAACAAAATATAGCTGATAGGCCAACTATGACTTCTGTTATTCTCATGCTCACtggcaactctctctctcttccagtACCCTCACAGCCAGCATTTTTTATGGGTGCATCCGACTTTTCAAAGGTTGTAGAATTGGATCAAGCTCAAAGCAGCAGTTCAGTCCAAAAATCTGTTAATGAGGCTTCAATTACTGAACTATCTGCTCGCTAA